The genomic window TATCTTCAGCCTGGGAACCGTTATCGACCACAACAATTTCATAATTTGGATAGGTAATTTTGGATAATGATGTTAAGCATTCAAGAGTATCTTTTAAACCGTTCCAATTAAGAATAATAATGGAGATTTTTGGTTGCTGGGTCATAGTTGAGCGACGATAATGAATTGGGCGCAGAAAAGCGAAGGCGATAATTTGGTGAGTTGATAAAGCAATGTTTTTAGTATTTTAATCTTTAGAACCCTGCCTTTTAAAAAGAAGAACTCAAATCCGGGAGAATAATCGAGAGCAAGGATTTTCAGGCCGGCATCAGCCACCAGTTTTTGGCTGGTTTTACGAGTGAAGAAACGAACATGGGAGTCGTCCATAATGCCGTCTTTTTGATAATAGAATCTGCCTAAGAGTAAATTCCATCTGATTTTAATATTGGCAATGTTGGGGATTGATAAGATGAAAATTCCGTTATTTTTTAGAAAGGGTTTAAGTTTTTTTAAGACCGCTAACGGATCGAATAAATGTTCTAAAATATCGGCGCAGATAATAACATCAAATGACTTTTGGGGGAAAGGCAGACGATCAGTTTCAATGTTTAAAGTAAAAGCTTGATCGAGATTTTTTTGGGCTTGGGTAATGGCTTGACTGGAGATATCAATAGCAAAGACAACGGCCTGTTTATGCTGTTTAAGGTATTTTCCCAGGGTGCCTTCACAACAGCCAACATCAAGAATTTTTTTATTAAAATCAACGTATTTAATGATCGATTCGTTTAAACCGTTTTTATAAAGGCGGGTTTTGTGGTTAAATAATTGGTTTAGTTTCATGAGAAATCCAGCAGCTGGCCGATGAATTTTTGGGTCGATCTAAATAAGAATTTAAGATCAGATAGGCTGCGGATAGAAAGGATTTTTCTGAAAATGAATGCCGGAGTCAGGCAATTTAAGTAAATATTCCGGGTGAGGGCCATTAATTTTTTGTCAGGAATCGGCGATTTTAAAATCGGTTGGGACATGTCGTATTTATTCCAGTCCAGGGTTTTGAGCCAGTGATTTTTCTTGGCCTGTTTGAACAATTTAGTCCCGGGATAGGGGATAATAATTGTTGCCTGAAGAGAGTTAATTAAGCTTTTTTTAAAGAGATTTTTGGTAAAGTTAACGGTTTTTTGCGCGTCAGCCAGAGTTTCCCAGGGATAACCGACCATACAGG from Candidatus Beckwithbacteria bacterium includes these protein-coding regions:
- a CDS encoding class I SAM-dependent methyltransferase, which gives rise to MKLNQLFNHKTRLYKNGLNESIIKYVDFNKKILDVGCCEGTLGKYLKQHKQAVVFAIDISSQAITQAQKNLDQAFTLNIETDRLPFPQKSFDVIICADILEHLFDPLAVLKKLKPFLKNNGIFILSIPNIANIKIRWNLLLGRFYYQKDGIMDDSHVRFFTRKTSQKLVADAGLKILALDYSPGFEFFFLKGRVLKIKILKTLLYQLTKLSPSLFCAQFIIVAQL